A genomic region of Capnocytophaga canimorsus contains the following coding sequences:
- the gyrA gene encoding DNA gyrase subunit A yields the protein MAEGEKLIPINIEDEMKSAYIDYSMSVIVSRALPDVRDGLKPVHRRVLFGMHELGVLSNRPHKKSARIVGEVLGKYHPHGDSSVYDTMVRMAQEWSLRYMLIDGQGNFGSIDGDNPAAMRYTEARMRKISEDMLADIEKDTVDHQLNFDDTLKEPTVLPTRIPNLLVNGASGIAVGMATNMAPHNLNEVIDGIVAFIDNRDIEIDELMTHIKAPDFPTGGIIYGYDGVREAFKTGRGRVVMRAKANIEEIDGRECIIVNEIPYQVNKAEMIRKTVDLIEDKKIEGISSIRDESDRKGMRIVYVLKRDAVPNIVLNNLYKHTALQSSFSVNNIALVNGRPKLLNLKDLIHYFVEHRHDVVVRRTQFELEKARERAHILEGFMKVIATQDTLDRAIAIIRQSQNPQEAKEGLIQEFDLSERQAQAILELRLARLTGMELDKIREEYEAIMKLILDLEDILANEPRRFQIIKEELLEVKEKYGDARRSKIEYAGGDFSIEDMIPDESVVITISHAGYIKRTSLTEYKTQNRGGVGQKASTTRDQDFLEHLFVSSNHQYMLFFTQKGKCFWMRVYEIPEGSKTSKGRAIQNLINIEQDDKVKAFISVQDLKDEAYINSNYLIMATKQGIVKKTLLEQYSRPRQNGINAITIKEGDELLEAKLTSGKSQLMLAVKSGRAIRFGEEKVRAVGRNSQGVRGIDLDIENDEVIGMIAIENPSEETVLVVSENGYGKRSYIDEPETGEAVYRITNRGGKGVKTISITEKTGNLVAIKSVLAGEDLMIINKSGIAIRLPIDDLRIMGRATQGVRLINIKGKDSIAAVAKVMKEEENDTETDNGTEIESLNEE from the coding sequence ATGGCAGAAGGAGAAAAACTCATACCTATCAATATAGAAGATGAGATGAAATCCGCTTACATTGATTATTCAATGTCGGTAATCGTTTCAAGGGCGTTGCCCGATGTCCGTGACGGACTTAAACCGGTACACCGTCGTGTTCTGTTCGGAATGCACGAATTGGGCGTTTTAAGTAACAGACCTCATAAAAAATCAGCGAGAATTGTTGGGGAAGTCTTAGGTAAATACCACCCTCACGGTGATTCTTCGGTTTATGACACTATGGTGCGTATGGCACAAGAGTGGAGTTTGCGGTATATGCTGATTGATGGGCAGGGAAACTTTGGTTCTATCGATGGGGATAACCCAGCAGCAATGCGTTATACCGAGGCACGTATGCGAAAAATTTCCGAAGATATGCTCGCCGATATCGAAAAAGATACTGTGGACCACCAGTTAAACTTTGACGATACTTTGAAAGAGCCTACTGTTCTTCCTACACGTATTCCGAATTTGTTGGTTAACGGAGCTTCGGGTATTGCCGTAGGTATGGCAACTAATATGGCACCTCATAACCTTAATGAAGTTATTGATGGTATTGTTGCTTTTATTGACAACAGAGACATTGAAATTGATGAATTGATGACACACATCAAAGCACCAGATTTCCCCACAGGAGGGATTATTTACGGTTATGATGGTGTTCGTGAAGCTTTTAAAACTGGGCGAGGACGTGTAGTGATGCGTGCCAAAGCCAATATTGAAGAAATTGATGGCAGAGAGTGCATCATAGTTAATGAAATTCCTTATCAAGTCAATAAAGCCGAAATGATTAGAAAAACGGTGGACTTGATTGAGGACAAAAAGATTGAAGGAATTTCCAGCATACGTGATGAGTCCGACCGTAAAGGAATGCGTATTGTATATGTGCTTAAACGTGACGCTGTGCCCAATATCGTATTGAATAACTTGTACAAGCACACAGCATTGCAATCTTCATTCAGTGTTAATAATATTGCTTTGGTCAATGGTCGCCCGAAGTTATTGAATTTAAAGGATTTAATTCATTACTTTGTAGAGCATCGCCACGATGTAGTGGTGCGTCGTACCCAATTTGAGTTGGAAAAAGCCAGAGAACGCGCTCACATTTTGGAAGGTTTTATGAAGGTCATAGCCACGCAAGATACGCTTGACCGTGCAATTGCTATTATCCGTCAGTCACAAAATCCGCAAGAAGCCAAAGAAGGACTGATACAGGAATTTGACCTTTCCGAAAGACAAGCTCAAGCCATTTTGGAACTCCGCTTGGCACGACTTACGGGTATGGAATTGGATAAAATCCGCGAAGAGTACGAAGCCATTATGAAGTTAATATTGGATTTGGAAGACATTTTAGCCAATGAACCCAGACGTTTCCAGATTATTAAAGAAGAACTTTTAGAAGTTAAAGAAAAATATGGCGATGCGCGTCGTTCCAAAATTGAATATGCAGGTGGCGATTTTAGTATTGAAGATATGATTCCTGATGAGTCTGTGGTGATTACCATTTCGCACGCCGGATACATCAAACGTACTTCACTTACCGAATACAAAACTCAAAACCGAGGTGGAGTAGGTCAAAAAGCTTCAACCACACGTGACCAAGACTTCCTAGAGCACCTTTTCGTTAGCTCAAATCATCAGTATATGCTTTTCTTTACCCAAAAAGGAAAATGTTTCTGGATGCGTGTTTACGAAATTCCTGAAGGTAGCAAGACATCAAAAGGACGTGCTATTCAAAACCTAATCAATATTGAACAAGACGATAAGGTAAAAGCCTTTATCAGTGTTCAAGACCTTAAAGATGAAGCCTATATCAATAGTAATTACTTGATTATGGCTACCAAACAAGGTATTGTTAAAAAGACATTGTTGGAGCAATACTCTCGTCCGCGCCAAAACGGAATCAATGCTATTACCATCAAGGAAGGTGATGAATTGCTTGAAGCAAAACTTACTTCTGGAAAAAGCCAGTTGATGTTAGCCGTGAAATCAGGTAGAGCCATTCGCTTTGGAGAAGAAAAAGTACGTGCTGTAGGGCGAAACTCACAAGGGGTACGTGGTATTGACTTAGATATTGAAAATGATGAAGTTATTGGTATGATAGCCATCGAAAATCCATCAGAAGAAACTGTGCTTGTAGTTTCGGAAAACGGATACGGAAAACGTTCCTATATCGATGAGCCAGAAACTGGAGAGGCCGTTTACCGAATTACTAATCGTGGCGGAAAAGGAGTAAAAACCATTTCGATAACTGAAAAAACGGGTAATTTGGTAGCTATCAAGAGCGTACTTGCGGGCGAAGACCTAATGATTATCAACAAATCAGGAATTGCCATTCGTTTGCCAATTGATGATTTGCGTATTATGGGGCGTGCTACACAAGGGGTTCGCCTAATCAACATTAAGGGTAAAGACTCTATTGCCGCTGTTGCTAAAGTTATGAAAGAGGAAGAAAATGATACAGAAACTGACAATGGCACGGAAATTGAAAGTTTAAATGAGGAATAA
- a CDS encoding tetratricopeptide repeat protein, which yields MKKQILMASALLVTAVAFGQKKELREVAKNIKKGDLEAAQSALNQVKQIATANQDYETEYYFLEGLLGFESAKKGRDVMNSLSKASQAFTKVRELENSQKGKFTSQIPLKEAVDLATQQGTSAYERKDYKNAKKAFEQVYRLSPQDTVFLYNAAVLAVQDKDYDTALKHYIELKNLRYDGAETLYLAKNKQSQKEETFTSKNQRDLMVKSGSYINPRTEKTPSKRGEIVKNIALIYVEQGKNDQAINAFEEARKAFPKDATLVIAEASVYLQLNDRNKFKELMEEAAKLSPENADIQYNIGVINMEQGQLEAAREAFKQALKLRPNYTDAVLNYSTTYINEGNALIEQMNALGNSKADIKKYDELGQQKDMLYRKAVEFMEEYIKVQGNETSVLEQLKNVYGALGDTANFKRIKALLE from the coding sequence ATGAAAAAACAAATTTTAATGGCATCTGCTTTACTGGTAACAGCAGTTGCTTTTGGGCAAAAAAAGGAACTTCGTGAAGTGGCTAAGAATATCAAAAAAGGAGATTTAGAAGCTGCTCAATCTGCACTTAATCAAGTGAAGCAAATTGCTACTGCTAACCAAGACTACGAGACCGAATATTACTTCTTGGAAGGGCTGTTAGGTTTTGAAAGTGCCAAAAAAGGTAGAGATGTAATGAATTCTTTATCAAAGGCTTCACAAGCATTTACTAAAGTACGCGAATTGGAAAATAGCCAAAAAGGGAAATTCACCTCCCAAATCCCTCTTAAAGAGGCTGTTGATTTGGCAACTCAGCAAGGAACTAGTGCATATGAGCGTAAAGATTACAAAAATGCCAAAAAAGCATTTGAGCAAGTGTACCGACTTAGTCCGCAAGATACTGTATTCTTGTACAATGCAGCAGTGTTAGCCGTGCAAGACAAAGATTATGATACAGCGCTCAAACACTACATTGAATTAAAGAATTTGAGATATGACGGAGCGGAAACTCTTTACTTGGCTAAAAATAAACAAAGTCAAAAAGAAGAGACTTTTACCAGCAAAAATCAACGCGATTTGATGGTGAAATCAGGTTCATATATCAATCCGAGAACCGAAAAAACACCTTCAAAAAGAGGTGAAATTGTTAAAAATATCGCTTTGATATATGTTGAGCAAGGTAAAAACGATCAAGCAATCAACGCTTTCGAAGAAGCACGTAAAGCTTTTCCGAAAGATGCTACTTTAGTAATTGCAGAAGCCAGTGTTTATCTGCAACTTAACGACCGCAATAAGTTTAAAGAATTGATGGAGGAAGCCGCTAAACTATCCCCTGAAAACGCTGATATTCAATACAATATAGGAGTTATCAATATGGAGCAAGGGCAGTTGGAAGCGGCTCGTGAAGCTTTCAAACAAGCCTTGAAACTTCGTCCGAACTATACTGATGCTGTACTTAACTATTCAACCACATACATCAATGAAGGAAATGCCCTTATTGAACAAATGAACGCTTTAGGAAACTCAAAAGCAGATATTAAAAAGTACGACGAATTAGGGCAACAAAAGGATATGCTATACAGAAAAGCCGTTGAATTTATGGAAGAGTACATCAAAGTACAAGGCAATGAAACATCAGTATTAGAACAGTTAAAAAATGTTTACGGAGCGCTAGGAGATACAGCTAACTTCAAAAGAATAAAAGCATTATTAGAATAA
- the priA gene encoding replication restart helicase PriA: MSFFVDVILPISLSKLFTYSVNEHEAHFLKPGMRVAVSFGKTKIYAALVFRVHNEQPTYQTKDIEYILDEFPIVTSTQLAHWQWIADYYMCSLEEVYKAALPNAFLLESETVVEIAQKDLSTTQFSDEEYLVYEALNFKTSLKGQEITKILNKKKVLYVLKSLLEKKAIKISEKIFEKYVPKRIKYVRLAEKYQEENGLKQALDLLKNAPKQKQLILAYFNRNGREKTPIKSEELLEISKVSASVLKKAVEKGIFEEYYLQKDRFEFEGEIINQKKLTEIQGKTLLEIEQKFTEKQIVLLHGVTASGKTEIYVKLIEQVINQGKQVLYLLPEIAISTQLVSRLQRYFGDKIGVYHSKYSVNERVEVWNNVLHNSQKMKVILGVRSAVFLPFSDLGLIIVDEEHDASFRQIDPAPRFQARDTATILAKLHQCQLLLGSATPSIESLHNVANQKYGYVSLNQRYASFQSPEIVLIDMKDKLRRKRIKGHFSDDLIQEMEQTLSKGKQVLLFQNRRGYAPVIQCKSCGTIPQCPNCDVSLTYHQGRNQLRCHYCGYAIAKSEICIACFSTDLITKGVGTEQIAQELLSLFPKITIDRMDQDTTQGKYGFQKILSDFEHQQTQILVGTQMITKGLDFSNVGLVGVINADMLIHAPDFRAHERSFQILMQVSGRAGRSAERGRVLIQTYNPNHIVLQQVLNHDFKGMYQTQTDERNEFAYPPFVRLIKITFKHTDFNKVNEGADWFAKALRNGFANQTDLQVLGPEFPLISRIRNEYIKDILVKIPLHLSFSKIKAFIIRTEKTFLAIAQFRSVRVIFHVD; the protein is encoded by the coding sequence ATGTCTTTTTTTGTTGATGTTATACTACCCATATCACTTAGTAAATTGTTTACCTATTCGGTGAATGAGCACGAAGCTCATTTTTTGAAACCAGGGATGCGTGTAGCGGTATCTTTCGGAAAAACAAAAATTTATGCGGCATTGGTTTTTCGTGTTCACAATGAACAACCAACGTATCAAACTAAAGACATTGAATACATTCTTGATGAATTCCCTATTGTAACTTCCACTCAATTAGCTCATTGGCAATGGATTGCAGACTATTATATGTGCTCGTTAGAGGAAGTGTATAAAGCGGCACTACCCAATGCTTTCCTTTTGGAAAGTGAAACCGTTGTAGAAATAGCTCAAAAAGATTTATCTACAACGCAATTTTCAGATGAAGAATATCTTGTGTATGAGGCGCTTAATTTTAAAACTTCACTAAAAGGACAGGAAATTACTAAAATTTTAAATAAGAAAAAGGTACTCTACGTACTGAAAAGTTTACTCGAAAAAAAAGCTATTAAAATTTCCGAAAAAATTTTTGAAAAATATGTACCTAAACGTATTAAATATGTTCGTTTAGCTGAAAAATATCAAGAAGAAAACGGACTAAAACAAGCCTTAGACTTATTGAAGAATGCACCTAAGCAAAAACAACTTATCCTTGCTTATTTTAATCGAAATGGTAGAGAAAAAACACCTATAAAATCGGAAGAGTTACTGGAAATCAGTAAAGTAAGTGCTTCCGTATTGAAAAAGGCAGTTGAAAAAGGTATTTTTGAAGAATATTACTTACAAAAAGATCGATTTGAGTTTGAAGGTGAAATTATAAATCAAAAGAAACTTACTGAAATTCAAGGAAAGACTTTACTTGAAATTGAACAAAAATTTACTGAAAAACAAATTGTTTTACTTCACGGAGTAACAGCTTCTGGGAAAACAGAAATTTATGTAAAACTCATTGAGCAAGTAATCAATCAAGGCAAACAAGTACTTTATCTGCTTCCTGAAATAGCAATTAGTACTCAATTAGTGAGTAGATTACAAAGATATTTTGGTGATAAAATAGGGGTTTATCATTCTAAATATTCTGTTAATGAACGTGTTGAAGTGTGGAATAACGTTTTACACAATTCGCAAAAAATGAAAGTGATATTAGGGGTGCGTTCGGCAGTTTTTTTGCCTTTTTCAGATTTGGGGCTTATTATTGTTGACGAAGAACACGATGCATCTTTTCGGCAAATAGACCCTGCCCCTCGCTTTCAAGCCCGTGATACGGCCACCATTTTGGCAAAACTACATCAGTGTCAGTTGCTTTTAGGGTCTGCTACACCTTCTATAGAAAGTCTCCATAATGTAGCCAATCAAAAGTATGGCTATGTATCTTTAAATCAACGTTATGCTTCATTTCAGTCTCCAGAAATTGTTTTGATAGATATGAAAGATAAATTGCGAAGAAAACGAATCAAAGGGCATTTCTCAGATGATTTAATTCAGGAAATGGAGCAAACTTTAAGTAAAGGCAAACAAGTACTTTTATTTCAAAATCGACGAGGATATGCTCCTGTAATTCAATGCAAAAGTTGTGGAACGATACCCCAATGCCCTAATTGTGATGTGAGTTTAACTTATCATCAGGGACGAAATCAGTTGCGCTGTCATTACTGCGGATATGCTATTGCTAAAAGTGAAATTTGTATAGCTTGTTTTAGTACAGATTTGATTACCAAAGGAGTAGGTACAGAGCAAATTGCTCAAGAACTTCTTAGCTTATTTCCTAAGATAACTATTGATCGTATGGATCAGGATACCACTCAGGGTAAATATGGTTTTCAAAAAATTTTGTCGGATTTTGAACATCAACAAACTCAAATTTTGGTAGGTACACAAATGATAACCAAAGGCTTAGATTTTTCAAATGTAGGTTTGGTAGGTGTGATCAATGCCGATATGCTTATACACGCCCCTGATTTTAGGGCTCACGAACGTAGTTTTCAAATATTGATGCAAGTATCAGGTAGGGCAGGGCGTAGTGCCGAAAGAGGTAGAGTGCTTATTCAGACCTATAATCCCAATCATATAGTACTGCAGCAAGTTTTAAATCACGATTTTAAAGGAATGTATCAAACACAAACTGATGAACGTAATGAGTTTGCCTATCCACCATTTGTACGTTTGATAAAAATTACTTTTAAGCACACCGATTTTAATAAGGTAAACGAAGGAGCGGATTGGTTCGCAAAAGCATTGCGAAATGGATTTGCTAATCAAACGGATTTGCAGGTATTAGGTCCTGAATTTCCTTTGATTTCTCGTATTCGTAACGAATACATTAAAGATATTTTGGTAAAAATTCCTTTACATCTTTCCTTTTCCAAAATTAAAGCATTTATTATCAGAACAGAAAAAACTTTTTTAGCAATTGCTCAATTTCGGTCTGTTCGAGTCATTTTCCACGTCGATTAG
- a CDS encoding YihY/virulence factor BrkB family protein — MIPKLEKKLQSIPVLGRLVSFLKKIRLGKHPFSLYDLIELYVVGIVEGAVTYRASAISYSFFVAIFPFLLFVLNLIPYVPIEDFQQDFWIFLDGLLPPGTNEFFADIFFDIANKRRAGLLSSVFLLSIFLMTNGVVAIFGGFEYSYHVKNPRNMFRQYFVALGVTIILALLLLFVVILFLAYGVYVVPYMEKTGIFRSSESLLWWSKVGAVFLISYFATSFLYYFGTKDGKKNRFFSVGSLFTTLLFGLTTYLFGLYIENFSQYNQLYGSIGALLIFLFYTWLNSNILLLGFELNATLLRLKKTS, encoded by the coding sequence ATGATACCCAAGTTAGAAAAAAAATTACAAAGCATACCCGTTTTGGGTCGATTGGTATCATTCTTAAAAAAAATTCGTTTAGGGAAACATCCTTTTTCTTTGTATGACTTGATAGAGTTGTATGTGGTTGGGATTGTTGAAGGTGCGGTAACGTATCGTGCGAGTGCTATTTCGTATAGTTTTTTTGTGGCTATCTTTCCTTTTTTACTATTCGTACTTAACTTGATTCCGTACGTGCCTATCGAAGACTTTCAGCAAGATTTTTGGATTTTTTTAGATGGGCTACTCCCTCCAGGAACCAATGAGTTTTTTGCAGATATTTTTTTTGATATTGCTAATAAGCGCCGTGCCGGATTACTCTCTTCCGTTTTTTTGCTTTCTATCTTTCTGATGACCAATGGAGTAGTAGCTATTTTTGGAGGCTTTGAGTATTCCTATCACGTCAAAAATCCTCGAAATATGTTTAGACAATATTTTGTAGCTTTGGGGGTTACTATTATTTTGGCTTTATTATTACTTTTTGTTGTAATATTGTTTCTTGCCTATGGGGTTTATGTTGTGCCGTATATGGAAAAAACAGGAATATTCAGAAGTAGCGAATCCTTACTTTGGTGGAGTAAAGTAGGCGCGGTGTTTTTGATTTCGTATTTTGCTACTTCTTTTTTGTATTATTTCGGAACGAAAGATGGTAAGAAAAATCGTTTTTTTTCAGTAGGGTCATTGTTTACCACCTTGCTTTTTGGACTTACAACTTATCTTTTTGGTTTGTATATTGAAAATTTTTCACAATACAATCAATTGTATGGTTCTATAGGAGCTTTGCTGATATTTTTGTTTTATACTTGGCTTAATTCCAATATTTTACTTTTAGGGTTCGAGCTAAATGCTACTCTTTTAAGGCTTAAAAAAACAAGTTAA
- the tilS gene encoding tRNA lysidine(34) synthetase TilS, with protein MEKRFSQHIQKFLQDDDVILLAISGGLDSIVLFHLLHKLDFEVVLAHCNFQLRGAESDADAKFVQNLAQSKGIRCFVKTFDTHKYAESNGLNTQLAARKLRYDWFEQLRQDQDCQYIVTAHHADDDLETFLINLSRGTGIKGLLGIPEKNGNIIRPLLVFSRDEILQYANKHQLKWREDSSNATDNYLRNRIRHHVLPKLKELHPQFLENFKNTQDFMNQSVIFIEEQIVTLKEQIFSFKDEMIYIDLEKMSSLKNLDFLLHQIFYPYGFSNVSELKKMMKATSGKQLISDTHRLLKDRNIWILKHRVVNQSSSFLLKKTDKIVEKPLSLVFENVIAYTSNTAQTIFVDADLLEYPLKIRPWQSGDVFYPIGLNQKKKVSKFFKDEKLSIFEKEDQWLLVSGEKIVWIIGRRADNRFRVTSKTVNILKITLK; from the coding sequence ATGGAAAAACGTTTTTCGCAACATATTCAAAAATTTTTGCAAGATGACGATGTCATTTTACTGGCTATAAGTGGTGGATTGGATAGTATTGTTCTTTTTCATTTGTTACATAAACTTGATTTTGAAGTGGTTTTGGCGCATTGTAATTTTCAATTGCGAGGTGCTGAGAGCGATGCCGATGCCAAATTTGTGCAAAATTTAGCCCAAAGCAAAGGAATTCGCTGTTTTGTTAAAACATTTGATACGCACAAGTATGCTGAAAGTAATGGACTGAATACACAATTAGCCGCTCGAAAATTGAGATATGATTGGTTTGAGCAACTTAGACAAGACCAAGATTGTCAATATATTGTAACGGCGCATCACGCTGATGATGATTTGGAAACTTTTTTGATTAATTTGTCCAGAGGCACAGGAATTAAGGGATTGTTAGGGATTCCTGAAAAAAACGGAAATATTATTCGTCCATTGCTTGTGTTTTCCAGAGATGAAATTTTGCAATATGCTAATAAGCATCAACTTAAATGGAGGGAGGATAGTAGTAATGCCACCGATAATTACTTAAGAAATAGAATTCGTCATCACGTACTTCCAAAGCTTAAAGAACTACATCCTCAGTTTTTGGAAAATTTCAAAAATACTCAAGATTTTATGAATCAATCGGTTATTTTTATCGAAGAACAAATAGTTACGCTAAAAGAACAAATTTTTTCTTTCAAAGATGAAATGATTTATATTGATTTAGAAAAAATGAGTTCGCTAAAAAATCTTGATTTTCTGCTGCATCAAATTTTCTATCCGTATGGATTTTCGAATGTTTCCGAACTTAAAAAAATGATGAAGGCAACTAGTGGTAAGCAACTTATATCGGATACACATCGACTTCTTAAAGATAGAAATATATGGATTTTAAAACACAGAGTAGTTAATCAGAGCTCTTCTTTCCTTTTAAAGAAAACCGATAAGATTGTAGAAAAACCCTTGTCGCTTGTGTTTGAAAATGTAATAGCATACACTTCAAATACAGCACAAACTATTTTCGTAGATGCTGATTTGCTTGAATATCCCTTGAAAATCAGACCTTGGCAAAGTGGTGATGTATTTTATCCTATTGGATTGAATCAGAAAAAGAAGGTTAGTAAATTTTTTAAAGACGAGAAACTTTCCATTTTCGAAAAGGAAGATCAATGGCTACTGGTTTCTGGTGAAAAAATAGTTTGGATAATTGGTAGGCGAGCAGATAATCGTTTTCGGGTGACTTCAAAAACAGTAAATATCCTAAAAATAACACTCAAATGA
- a CDS encoding anthranilate synthase component I family protein — MRVEKKFQIDSLKNIKKKALFWANSLRTNVIWLDSNQYPDKYRQFEAVLAFFPHKILEKYESKGAFEALKSFIDTTNDYIFGYLSYDLKNDVENLQSENFDGLKFPELYFFQPQKIVFFQRDYLVFSYLENVSEEIDSDFEQICTFSEESIHKDTVFSQKKQVSARISKENYVQQVEKMQKHIARGNIYEANFCQEFYIEDVDIEPLFVYEKLNNISEPPFASFLKFDGKYVLSASPERYLQRKGNVVISQPIKGTARRSENQEEDRKLCSDLERNPKERSENVMIVDLVRNDLSLYAEKASVKVTELCKPYTFKQVHQLISTIETRVKEGTHSVDVICSTFPMGSMTGAPKISAMQIIENSEATKRGAYSGAIGYFTANNDFDFNVVIRSILYNSENKYLSFSVGSAITAQSVPQKEYEECLVKANAMRKVIEN; from the coding sequence ATGCGTGTTGAAAAGAAATTTCAGATAGATTCTTTAAAAAATATAAAAAAGAAGGCTTTATTTTGGGCAAATTCTTTACGAACTAATGTAATTTGGTTGGATTCCAATCAATATCCAGACAAGTATCGGCAGTTTGAAGCCGTTTTAGCATTTTTTCCTCATAAAATTTTGGAAAAATACGAATCCAAAGGAGCATTTGAGGCTTTGAAATCCTTTATCGATACTACAAACGACTATATTTTTGGCTATTTGTCTTATGATTTAAAAAATGATGTCGAAAATTTACAATCTGAGAATTTTGACGGACTTAAATTTCCTGAATTATATTTTTTTCAACCTCAAAAAATAGTTTTTTTTCAGAGAGATTACCTTGTTTTCAGTTATTTAGAAAATGTTTCTGAAGAAATTGATAGTGATTTTGAGCAAATTTGTACATTTTCTGAAGAATCAATCCATAAGGATACGGTTTTTTCACAAAAAAAACAGGTTTCTGCACGAATTTCAAAAGAAAATTATGTACAACAGGTTGAGAAAATGCAAAAACATATAGCTCGGGGTAATATTTATGAGGCTAATTTCTGTCAGGAGTTCTATATAGAAGATGTTGATATTGAACCACTTTTTGTTTATGAGAAGCTCAATAATATTTCGGAGCCGCCTTTTGCAAGTTTTTTAAAATTCGATGGAAAATATGTGTTATCAGCATCTCCTGAACGTTATTTACAACGAAAAGGAAATGTGGTTATTTCTCAACCTATTAAAGGAACTGCAAGGCGTTCTGAAAATCAGGAAGAAGATAGAAAACTTTGCTCAGATTTAGAGCGAAATCCGAAGGAACGTTCTGAAAATGTGATGATTGTTGATTTGGTCCGAAATGATTTATCACTTTATGCCGAAAAAGCAAGTGTGAAAGTTACAGAATTATGTAAACCATACACTTTCAAGCAGGTACATCAACTTATTTCTACCATTGAAACGAGAGTAAAAGAAGGAACACACTCTGTTGATGTAATTTGCTCTACCTTTCCGATGGGAAGTATGACGGGAGCTCCCAAAATTTCGGCAATGCAAATCATTGAAAATTCTGAAGCTACTAAGCGTGGTGCATACAGCGGAGCCATAGGTTATTTCACTGCCAATAATGATTTTGATTTCAATGTGGTGATTCGTAGTATTTTGTATAATTCTGAAAATAAGTATCTTTCCTTTTCCGTGGGGAGTGCTATTACTGCCCAATCTGTTCCCCAAAAAGAATACGAAGAATGTTTGGTAAAAGCCAATGCAATGCGTAAAGTGATTGAGAATTAG
- a CDS encoding HD domain-containing protein: MKRNKLKIINDPVYGFIHIPGVLIFDLIEHPYFQRLRRITQMGLSYLVYPGARHTRFHHALGCMHLMQKAVQVLQYKGIAISEEEEEALYVAILLHDIGHGPFSHAMEHSIVEGISHEEISLRFMQELNNEFGGKLDLAIQIFTGNYPRNFLHELISSQLDMDRSDYLKRDSFYTGVAEGNINSERIIAMLNVKNDQLVVEDKAIYSVEKFLVARRLMYWQVYLHKTSVCAEQLLIKVLKRAKELAQKGYRLEMSTALRFFVEHRITEKQFDKVLLDKYALLDDNDIISAMKEWQFHSDFVLSSLSKMLLNRDLPRVKLRKTSFEKEKIASRLQQVQQLYGISEQEAQYFVFSGEVSNIAYNEKRQNIYILTKTGKILDVAKASDQLNLEALSERVVKNYLCYPKELD, encoded by the coding sequence TTGAAAAGAAATAAATTAAAGATAATCAATGATCCTGTTTATGGATTTATACATATTCCTGGCGTACTCATTTTTGATTTAATAGAACACCCCTATTTCCAAAGGCTCAGACGAATAACACAAATGGGGCTATCGTATTTAGTGTATCCTGGAGCAAGACACACTCGTTTTCATCACGCATTGGGCTGTATGCATTTGATGCAAAAAGCTGTTCAAGTACTTCAATATAAAGGGATTGCTATTTCAGAAGAAGAGGAGGAAGCACTCTATGTAGCCATTTTACTGCACGATATCGGTCACGGACCTTTCTCTCACGCTATGGAACACAGCATCGTGGAAGGAATTTCACACGAAGAAATTTCACTACGCTTTATGCAAGAACTCAACAACGAATTTGGGGGAAAACTTGATTTAGCTATTCAGATTTTCACTGGAAATTATCCTCGTAATTTTTTACACGAACTTATTTCTAGTCAGTTGGATATGGATCGTTCCGATTACTTAAAGCGTGATAGCTTTTATACTGGAGTTGCTGAAGGAAACATCAACTCGGAGCGAATCATCGCGATGCTTAATGTCAAAAATGACCAACTTGTAGTGGAAGATAAAGCTATTTATTCTGTTGAAAAATTTCTAGTTGCTCGTCGATTGATGTATTGGCAAGTATATTTGCATAAAACTAGTGTTTGTGCGGAACAATTGCTCATAAAAGTACTCAAACGCGCTAAAGAGCTAGCACAAAAAGGCTATCGGCTTGAAATGTCAACCGCTTTACGCTTTTTTGTGGAACATCGAATCACTGAAAAACAATTCGATAAAGTCCTTTTGGATAAATACGCTTTGTTAGATGATAATGATATTATTTCTGCGATGAAGGAATGGCAATTCCATTCTGATTTTGTGCTTTCAAGTCTAAGTAAAATGCTGTTAAATAGAGATTTGCCTAGGGTTAAACTTCGTAAAACTTCTTTTGAAAAAGAAAAAATAGCTTCACGTTTGCAACAAGTACAACAATTGTATGGAATTTCAGAACAAGAGGCTCAGTATTTTGTTTTTTCAGGTGAGGTAAGCAACATTGCATATAACGAAAAGAGACAAAATATTTATATTCTAACCAAAACAGGTAAAATTTTAGATGTGGCCAAAGCTTCTGACCAACTTAATCTAGAAGCTCTCTCAGAACGCGTGGTAAAAAATTATCTTTGTTACCCCAAAGAGTTAGATTGA